A window of Nicotiana sylvestris chromosome 8, ASM39365v2, whole genome shotgun sequence genomic DNA:
tcagaaccccggtaacagaaccaatttgtttaaccaaaaaatagaattttagtcaaagctagaatttagaagaactcgagttactgataatcaaaagaatgtatAAAAGAAATTGATTTTCAATAGTAACAAGATGAGCAgaagaaagcaaagtaaatcagtatattccaatagtatttcgtgtcttTACAAATGTTCAGTATTCTCCCTTTTATGATGGTTTTTTGTAGATATGCGTATTGCCTTTGTCTTAATAAGGCAATTATGGGTAGTAAATGACAATAAAGGAAATGTTACTCAATCATTTACAttaaatacaaattctctaacgtactCAGTATTTAATATATGTTAAATATTGAATGTGGACTCTCATGCGTTGTCAGATTCATTTCCTTGATTCTTCTTGATCTTTGAGCtttaaatgacttaaataggtacgggcgcgAAACTATTTGAATAACTGCCCGTGCCTCTTTCATCACCTTCTCTCGTATCTGTTGTtgctcgtgcctcttggctaattataattctttgaccatttgactAATCCATGTGTCATGACACATCACCTCCAATATgcaaactcaatttttcccaatacatttCTGATGAGTTTTTCTATAATGTTATTGAGATTTGTGGCTGGTAGAATTAATAGAGCAATTGAGACCCTTTTCGATACGCCTAATTATAAGTGTTGGCCGAGTGTGAGAACTTTCAGTTTTGTACTGAATTTGTTAGTGAATACTAAacaatttgatgttgttcataaGGTGTATATTCGTGCTTCTGAGTTGGGTGTTGAGATTGATGCTTGTTGTTTCAATATTATCATTAAAGGTTTGTGTCGTTATGGGGAGATAGATGCTGCATTTAAGGTGTTCGATGAATTTCCTAAGCAGAAATGTCAACCCAATGTGAGGACTTTTTCGACTATAATGCATGCTTTGTGCGAGCGAGGTCGTGTTGAAGAGGCGTTGGGATTGTTAGAGAGGATGGAAAAGGAGAATGTTGAACCAGATGCTATCGTGTTTAGCACGCTGATTTCGGGGCTTAGGAAGCAACGgagaattgatgaggggattgagGTGTTCAAGAAAGTAATGCTGAAAGGTTGTGATCCGAATCCAGGGACATATCAGGAGGTGTTGTATGCTTTGCTTGATGCTAAAAGGTATTTGGAGGAAAAAGATTCTATGGTTGTTATGATTGATAAGAGGGTGAATCCAAGTTTTGAGTCCTATAAGCTGTTGATACATGGCCTTTGTAATGGGAAACTTCTTGGCGATTTAGACTGGGTGTTGAGGCAGATGGTGAGACATGGATTTGTGCCAAGGATGGGTATGTGGAGGCAGATTCTTGGTTGCTTGTTTCCCGATGGAGATTGTTGTACTACCTGTTCTTATGAAGAAATTCTTGCAGACTAATCTACAAGCATTGGAAACATAATGGACGGTATTATAAGTCCCTAAATACATTAAATTTAGTATGTTAAAGTTGTAGAGAAATGGTTGAAAGCATAGGTTCtatatactccctccggtccaaaataagtgatttttttggttgttttcacaaatattaagaaattcaccttttaacattaattagcaataaaattgaccatattaacatttactatctcttcacataaacactcctaacacatactccaacattaattactccgagggcaatgtaggaaaaaaataattaattcattcttaaaatctgaaaaaatcgcttattttggaccacaagaaaaaagccaaaaaatcacttattttggaccggaggaagTAATTCATAGCTCTAGCTCATAGCAGCTACGACACCCAACTTTGTCAATGCATAACTCTAGCTCATAATTCAGTTACATTTCTGCTAGGGTTACTTTCTCTTCTTTGGGCTCCCCTGTTCATGTCCTCGGGAACATAACATCTTCCCCGACCTAGtcactgtttaaccaaaaataatattttggtcaaagctagaatttaagATAGAAaatcgggttactgataatcaagagaCCAAAATAGAATAATAAGCTTTTTGAGAACAAGAATAAAGTAGTAAAGAATTTGTATGagacttcttccttttataggcgattctaggtaaaggaatgaaaccTCGGCTTTAATGacgtaataaatgacattaaataagccatTACACAATCATTCTTATTAAAtaccaattctctaacgtatcaGGTATTTAATGATGAATTTAGACTCCTTTTAGTCATCACATCTCTGTCTTTTACTGCCTTCTAATCCGTTAGCTTCAAATGATTTGAATAAGTAAGAGACTCGTATCTGCacttcgtctcgtgcctatttaaattcctcttcccgtggttgtctccatccgtgcttcttagtcaattgttgtgctttgaccatttaaccaaaccacgtgtcatgccacgtcatctttaatataaactcaattttttcccaatacagatagtccccccacttttcatttatttatcaattaaataattgggaagtggatcttcataaaaaaTGAATTTTCGCCATAATTAATGCTTATGACAGTATTAACGCCTCAGtcatcttttccatttaatgttctgcccatATGTCATTTTCTGATTGATTCTGTTATTTACAACCTTTTTCAAGACTTTTTCATtcccactattcacgaagtgattagttgcctttattataggctttccatcattacacttctaagtttgacggttcccattatatacataactttttcttcctttgtcttcttcacataTCTTCAGCAAACATTTTCTTCTTTACTTCTACTTTCTTTCGACTTATCCTTCTTAACAATGtcatcttcaaaccctaaccgtagaAAAGTTCCGATTCTAGATCgattccccaacgcccctgttagatATAGAAGATGCGGAGGAGGTAagcttcgaacagggttagaatctactcgaggcggctcctctggttcttcttcaaggagttctatcccaaaggcCCCCTCTTCTAGAGGTAAAgaaattcttgattcttctcaagaacccttAGTCGATGAAATAGTTCCCAGTGATTTGTCTTTTggaagtgacaaaacgtctcttcaaaagcaAATTGTAAATTTGGAAAAAGCCGATACTTATCCTACAATAGtgaccgagcttacaatccctaccataagaagagattgtaacttgaaggatagtcttcgaatgtcaattcctttcCCAAATTAGAGAATTTCCTCctttagaagtgggtattcttttgtttatacttaccccttcactttaggttttaatcctccgattgacccagttattcttgatttttgccgtttctttaaaatttgtttggcccaaatcggtcccctagtgtggagaacagtggcttgtttgagatacttATCTTCCaaagccaatgtcaatttcaccttctcTCACCTCATTCATTTATACCAccctaacttaatacgccatggggtttttaccttaactgcaaggagcaaaaaagttctggtaaaccctgaagatgacaaagatcgtggatggtatatccgttacgttgtTGTTCGTACGGTGGACTTGTTTGGTGAAACAAATactcccttccctgagaagtgaaattttgcacgtaggtttccttttacttaccgtacctacttttgagaatttcaaaagaaatttatttttaacttcgtctcttcttggttttttatagcaaccatgggagatgtggaacctattcccaacttcagtggttgggtagactcaattttgaagattgcttctaaggagaaaagaacttggaaatcgatttcttccttacatggctggaaggtgAAAACACATGGTATGCCCCTTTTTACATGTTAAACattttttcctcaattttgaTCATGTATATccttcctttaatcaggatttgacattagaggaatgacggctgGAATAGCTATGGTCATTCGCATGTCTGCCAATGttgctcttgatttggataaggctcgagccttgctgccaaAAAGGAAAGCTATAGAAGAAGGTTCTGAggaagaggagggtacctccctaataaccaggccaagggtcaggaggcgagtaatcattgatgatgaaattgaagacACTCCTGCTCGAACCTCAACCatcgagcctgttttgattcattctgacgaggacaCCGAGCCAAGAGATAGTAATGAATCAATTCATTGTCTTTTTTATAGTGGTTTCgagagtggcgagctcggccctgtttttgatgaagctcctctttcctcattcgttcctatttcctccattccactaccaaccgtaagtatttctttaccagCTTTGACGGCTACCGTTCCTTTGCCAGTTTCTACTGCACCTATGTCCGTTCCCTTGGCAGTTTCTACTGCACTTGCTTCCGTTCCTgcgttggtttctacatcttctccttccattcctgTTTCGACTCCTATGACTCCTGCTGTGTTTACCTTTTCTACTGCTCCTCCTTCCATTGCTCCTattccctctgttcatcatacaaagacgggttctagcagtggaagtatggctatgagaagtgttactcttgaagttcctgccaactatagccttttgagaaagactggtagagccgatgtttggctcgagcccctaattggagatattgagaagaagaagatggagagccacaaCTGCTTGACTCtaatgaatgacatagttcattctactttgaaggtatttttcctcttcttaccaacaagtttttttatCTTCAAACcctcatttctatgagttgtctctgtaggctaacctcattggtacggAATTGATGGGAAGGATTTCCCTTCCTGAAAGAAAAGCCCGTGAGTCTAAAAAATCTGTCCACGAAGCCGAGGAAATAgccaggggagcccagcttgaagcagccaattggaaagaacagtttgagaatgctcaagggaccatagaggagttgcaagaaagtagaaacctcctggagcagcaaaaccgtggtttgacttctgaactagcaactgccaaggcttcttcaagccaatttaaaaaagacaaagagcttttggagtgctcattgtcagaacaattatcaaaggctagtgaagaagttagggagcttaaggcacttttggctaagaaagaagagtatgcaggagagttagtgcaaagcttgactcaagctcaagctgacttacagacctcctctgacgagattcatgctttgaagagttctcatgcctctcttgaagcttcccttgattcccatttagctgaacaCCAAATCTtgaaaaacgatcttgctatgtgggaaaagaatatggacttctggaggagaacttcaacatagaggtgagttgggctttcctaaaatctcgccgtgatgctttgatggaagctgctcaggaaggctttgacttgcagtctgaactggccaaagtcgtaGATATTATCGAGAAAAGTCAACAATCTGCTGATACTCCTTCTCATGTACTTGAAGCTCCTAGAACGGAAGAGTTATTGCACTCTGAAGCAGTTACTGAGGCAGTTGAAGTTGTGATTCTGACTTCCGAGGGTGAAACTTCCATGACACAGTCTATGGGAATTGAAGTCCCCGTGACTACTGTTTCCCTCGATGATGTTACTACTTCAAGTTCAGTCGAAACCGCTCCTAtttgctgcttcttcagaagttgttACCATACCTACTCTTGCCTCTGAAAGTGAGGTTACAACTTCCGAAGCTCCAACTCCTTCAGTGACCAACTAAATGTGTTAAagtttttattgttttttttataGTATTGTTGATGTCATCCCTTGTCAATTTTTAAGGGATCTTTTGATAAAGTCCCCAGTTAccataatggggcatttgtaagACAAATATTTTTGATGACTAAGTTTATCCTTAGTCTTTTATGTTAAGAAGTTTAATTCTATTCTTGCCTATCTATTTacttaggacttatagaatagcctagcatttttatcctttgaaaatgttttatgattcttctcatggagtatcaacatgaggtttataaaagagggcccttttattttatagacacttaatgaagaagacgtctcaacttcataatggtgttataatacgacaaaagaaataggaatacacatgttttgcaTGAAACAACTTTGATAAGTTTTCATTCATGAATTTTGACAAGTTTCTTGACTATTACATGTGTTAAACTACATCTATAACTTCCTCgcaactgtttttcttgtaacagatttttacatgCTAATTAATAGACagggtttttcttcataacctgtttcaatACATAGTCATAACCCTTATCCTTACATATTTAGGAAGGGTTTGAGAAGTGACATCGTTTGTAACATTATAGTGAATGTTTTATactgaatgctgaagacttcgtaacttccTCTCAACACTTGTCGTTTTGTAGCTTGAATCTTGCCAAaactttgaccaacttttgtgCAACTTTCGTATCTATTTTTCTGCACGCatttgtgtataatatgtagtcccccaagtgtttgagcggtgaagtatgaagcctcgagaaCTTGTTTGCTTGTtcggtccttttcctgaaacagaaaaatatacgggactcggaggtaggattatagatgaagactgcctaactcgtgtatATTTCCATAAGATTAATATAACCCTAGGCTCGGAATTTAAGGGTATTCCATTTTGccgtgcaggtcgtgactcatcatttggcacgaattagggtttttgcctagcatctaaaatcgttagtaaaattttaacaattcaaagaaAAAATTTAACATGGTGATACCTGACCACGGGTACTCCTTTAGAAGTAATATCTCTTTAGAtggacaacattccaatgtgaaggtaaaaCCTTGCCATCCAtcgtctccaactcgtatgctcatTTCCCAGCAATGTCACGGATTCGATAGGGTCATTctcatgttggacttagcttccCAGAGTTGGCGGCCTTCGTAGATTGGAATACCTTTTTGAGCacaaagtccccaattttgaagaacttGAGACGTGCTTTCCTATTATAGTATCgctcaattacttgcttttgagTTGCCATCCTTATTAATGCGGCCTCTCTTCTCCCTTCGAGCAAATCAAGGTTCATCCGTATCTCTTCATTGTTAGAGTCTTCCGTTGCTTCAACATACCGAGTGCTTGGTTCTCCTATTTTAACTGGTATTAAGGcctccgtaccataaaccattgaaaatggtgtttcacccgtacttgtttttgtcgttgtgcgataagcccatagtactccaggtaacacctcaggccaattgccttttgaatcttgtaatcttttcttcaagtttttgataatgactttgtttgaggattctgcttgtccattacccactggatggtatggagtggatgttatccttttaatttgccaactttgaaaaaattctgtaatttgagctcctatgaactgtggaccattatcacatacgatttcctttggtactccaaagcggcatattatatttctccaaatgaagtctttaacttctttctcttgtacctgtttaaatgctcctgcttctacccatttagtgaaataatcagtaAGTAcgagtagaaactttacctgaccctTTACTTGTGGAAATGGACCTACGATgttcattccccatttcatgaaaggccatggGGCTATAACAGGATGTAGTAATTCAGCTGGCATGTGCATGttattgccgtacctttgacatttatcgcatttggacacgaaactgtttgcttcttcttccatcttaggccaatagtatcctgctcgaatcaatgttcttaccagtgaccttccccctgcgtgatttccacaatgcccTTTGTGcacttccctcatcacatattctgcttgagagggtccgagacaccttgctagcggtccaccgaacatctttcgataaagatttccttgataaaaacaatatcgagcagcttttTTTGCAAAGTGCGTGaacctttcctttgtcattaggcacggttccgtgctttgtgagatattcttgcattcgcgTCTCCCTGGCTacataagtccccagcatttgattgactacgagttgagaatcactcttgattacaatctgtgttatgccgagttctcgtgccaattccagacctgcaattacagcctcatactctgcttcattgttagttatagaatgacattttatagcctgtctaatagtctcacccgcaagtggtacgaggactatccctaggcctgctccttttacattagatgaaccatcagtgaataaaatccaagtcccTGGGTTTGcgccattaaaaacttgtaattttttttctgcttctaaatgcatcccctggttGAAATCAGCTACGAAGTCGGCTAATACTTGatattttatagcagttctaggttgataaatgatttcgtattcacttaattctatggcccattttgctaatcttcctgacaaTTCATACTTATGCAAAATGTTTCGtaatggaaaagcagtaactacaacaatgggatgacattgaaaataaggtcttaattttctagatgccattatcaaagctaatgctaatttctCTAGTTGTGGGTAACGTGTTTTGGCATCTAGTAAAGCTTTGCtcacataatagataggagattgcttaccttggtcttcacggactaaaacaacactcACCGCAACTTCTGACACGACCAAATATATGAGAAGCTTTTCTCCCACCTTAGGTTTTGCcaataacggtggttttgacaaataagctttcaaatttctaagggcttgttgacaatcttcattccagtcgaaatgatcttgctttttgagtgcagagaagAACTTAAAGCACTTTTCTaaagatttggaaataaatctccccaaagctgcaattcttcccgttaatctttgaacttcctttTTACTAGTAAGGATATCCGgaatttcttctattgctttgatctgagaagggtttacctcaataccacggttagaaacaagaaaacccaaaaacttacctgatgcaactccaaatgcacatttttctgggttgagtttcatgttaaATTTCCGTAAAATTTCGAATGTAATAGACAAATGAGAATCATGAgaatgctgggttttgacgagcatatcgtctatataccTCCATAGTTTTTcccaaatgttcttgaaacattttggtaaccaacctttgataggttgctccagtatttttgagaccaaagggcattactttataacagtaagtccccctgtctgtgatgaaagaagttttttcctcatcagcaggatccattttaatttaattatatcccgaatatgcatctaaaaagcttaGAAGTTCATGAcatgcggttgcatcaattagttggtctatatgcggtaaaggaaaagaatcttttggacaagcTTTGTTTAGATCAGTATAATCCACACAAacgcgccacttaccatttttcttaggtacgaccaccgtgttagctaaccagttaggatactttacctcgcggatcgACCGatctttaataatttttggacctcatctgtggctgtctccatccgtgtctcttagtcaattgttgtgctttgaccatttaaccaaaccgcgtgtcatgccacgtcatctttaatataaactcagtttttttccaatacagtcACCCCATGAGCAGCCTCGCCTTCCGTCATCTTGGCTTTTCCTTTTGACAGTTTTTTATACAAGGATTATTTTCAGGGATTATTGTGCGAACAAGGAGGACGAGTAAAGATGAAGAAAATGTTCAAAAGAACGCAAAAATTGAAGAATTTGAACTCAAGGAACAAAGAAGAGCAAAAATGAGGCCTGCAGAAGAAAATGCGGACAGCATAAATATTTTGCGAACAGAAAATGCGGTGCATGGCAATGCAATTTTTGTTCTTCTTTGGCAGAGGTTAAGGTGCAACGTGCAGTCCTAGTTCTTTTACTGAAAGATACGATGTCTATCTAAAAGTAACAGTCCTAGTTCAAGTATATAACTATAGAAAGTGAATAATTGGAGAATCAATGTTAATTAAAGTCTTCCTAAAAACAAGAAAGTAGTCTCCTAGTCCTAGAGGGAAACAAAAAGACTACCTTTTCTAAGACCTAAACCAAATATATTCTGGATTTAAGTGTCAAATATTTTTATGTAAATACTTCTTACATTCTCAATTTAAACTCAATGTATAGCCGTATAGGTATATTCTGTCgattctttctttcaaaaagttGGAAATAATGGAAGTAGTAGAGCCTTCTCTTGACTTCATTAGCAAACTTCCTGAACACCTCTTAtcaggggtgtcaatggatattcgaaaaccgactaaaccgaccgaaccgtACCGTATCGAATCGATTTTTAGATTTCTTTTTAAGAaatcgtaggtttttatataaatctataaccgcaccgataattagggtaggttttttattttataaaaataaatcgaaaaaataccgaaccgtaccgaataaattttacatgtggaaaatatatttatttggtaagtttaaaaataataatgcattaaattttctttgggccttggaattattgaaactattacaagccaacaagtaattaaactcaaaatactaattcctaaaacatATTATgttacttctacttaaactaagttatttcaagtatctgtattagcaagacacaaagtattctagcgattatgagtagcaaactaaaATGTATTggatatgtttcctttcatataatttagatttatctttttgaatatttaatcttctatagactttattcttgtgtCCCATcttggtatatctttcaactcgtgtgatttatattttctttgtctttgtttgatttcttttacggTGTTGTAGAATaattgatggatctatactctagccatattttttttaattcatcaccctttagaCAGTAAAAATGTTTAGAGAGTTTTGCTAAAtcctataaaagaacgtatgttattgcattctatttctactggtgaattttacatgatatttaaaaaaataccgaaaattaaccgaaccaaaccgtaccgataccgaagagaaaccgacattattgagacggtttcgaaaagtctaattttgattatacataatagaataactgaaaaaatgatatggtacaaattttataaaataaccgtccgaaccgaaccattgacacccttACCTCTTATGTTCAATAATCTCATATCTTCCTACAAAAGAAGCCGTAGCAACAAGCATTTTTCCAAAACGTTGGAGATTCCTATGGAAGTTCCTATCTCGCCTGTCGTAAAATCTGCCACAAGATCAAGTACTTGTCGACAAGATTTTTTTCATCACAAGTTGGAAAAAATATCGAATTTCTTCACATGAATCATCTCCCACAATATTGGAATACTTCAAATAACAACTTGAAACGATGGATAAACCatcttaaaaacaaaaaaagactCCAAGGGATTTCACTTTATTGTGATAAAAACAGTTACTGATCGTATTTACCAGGAAGCATAATCTTCCATGGTAGATTTCTTCAAGTGGTGgatgtaagatagtttgttattggcaagttggaagtgggattcttcccacatcggaagaaagaagttccGTGCTTGTTATGTGAAACACCTCCGTGACcgaccttactcgtaccgtgcctgttagcctcggaattgatcattatgaaatagcacataaaaggcacgagattgacttaacaggcacgagactgtctcaacaggcacgagactgactcaacaggcacgagatcctaaAGTTATTtatagtcgtgtctgtttgtgaaacaagacatcttttctgaaagggtctgttagttgcctataaatacacaagaatttcAACGAAGTGAGATAGAAAATTACAAGTGTCAACAGGCTTTGTTGTAAATTGATAAAGTCtctttatggtcttaaacaagcgcctaaatagtggcatgaaagatttgatagtgtaatactatcaaacggattcgtacataataatgcagacaagtgcatttactctaaatttaaaaaagaatatggagtaataatttgtttatatgtcgatgacatgctgatttttggtacgaatctacaaggaattaccgagaccaagaagtatctaacctcagtttttaaaatgagggatttaaatgaagttgatactattttgggaatcaaggtcaaaagagataacaggcaagtgactttgtcacaagcacattatatagataaaattcttactaaattcagtcatttaggaataaaggggtataatactccttatgattctagtgttaagctaactgcaaatactggaagagcagtagcacagttggagtatgcaagtgcgttaggtagtatgatgtatgcaatgcattgcactagacctgatattgc
This region includes:
- the LOC104232305 gene encoding pentatricopeptide repeat-containing protein At3g14580, mitochondrial yields the protein MLLRFVAGRINRAIETLFDTPNYKCWPSVRTFSFVLNLLVNTKQFDVVHKVYIRASELGVEIDACCFNIIIKGLCRYGEIDAAFKVFDEFPKQKCQPNVRTFSTIMHALCERGRVEEALGLLERMEKENVEPDAIVFSTLISGLRKQRRIDEGIEVFKKVMLKGCDPNPGTYQEVLYALLDAKRYLEEKDSMVVMIDKRVNPSFESYKLLIHGLCNGKLLGDLDWVLRQMVRHGFVPRMGMWRQILGCLFPDGDCCTTCSYEEILAD